DNA sequence from the Ochotona princeps isolate mOchPri1 chromosome 5, mOchPri1.hap1, whole genome shotgun sequence genome:
AGGTACTCAGGACCCGGGGGCTGCTCTACAAGGGGCTCTATGAAGGCTGGTATTGCGCCTCCGACGAGTGCTTCCTGCCCGAGGCCAAGGTCACCCGACAGCCAGGCCCGACTGGGGAGTCGTGTCCTGTATCTCTTGAGAGTGGGCATCCCGTGTCCTGGACCAAGGAAGAAAACTACATTTTCAGACTTTCCCAGTTCCGGGAGCCACTGCAACAGTGGCTGCGGGACGACCCTCAGACCATCACCCCGGAGCCATTCTATCGCGCGGTCCTTCAGTggctggaggaggagctgccAGATCTGTCAGTGTCCCGCAGGAGTAGCCACTTGCATTGGGGCATTCCGGTACCCGGGGACGATTCGCAGACCATCTACGTATGGCTGGATGCCCTGGTCAACTACCTCACCGTAATTGGCTACCCAAACGAGGAGTTCAAGTCTTGGTGGCCAGCTACCTCTCACATCATAGGTAAGGACATTCTCAAGTTCCACGCCATCTATTGGCCTGCTCTCCTCTTAGGGGCTGGATTGAGCCCGCCACGCCGCATCTGCGTCCACTCCCACTGGACGGTGTGTGGCCAAAAGATGTCCAAGAGCTTGGGCAACGTGGTGGATCCCAGGACTTGCCTTGAGCATTACACGGTGGATGGCTTCCGCTACTTTCTTCTTCGGCAGGGCGTCCCCAACTGGGACTGTGACTACTACGACGAAAAGGTGGTGaagctgctggactcagagctcgCAGATGCCTTGGGAGGGCTCCTGAATCGGTGCACGGCACGCAGAATAAATCCTTCCGGGACTTACCCAACCTTCTCTTCTGCCTGCTTCCCCAGTTCCCCAGGCTTGGTGGGGCCTTCCGTCCGGGCCAGAGCAGACGACTATGCTCTGGTGAGCGCAGTGGCCGCTTTGCCCAAGCAGGTCGCCGACCACTTTGATAATTTCCAGATCTATAAGGCTCTGGAGGCAGTGTCTAGTTGTGTCCGGCAAACTAATGGTTTTGTGCAAAGACACGCACcctggaagctgagctgggagAACCCGGTGGATGCACCCTGGCTAGGTACCGTGCTTCATGTGGCCTTGGAATGTTTGCGTGTCTTTGGAACTTTGCTCCAGCCTGTCACCCCAAACCTAGCTAACAGGCTGCTGTCCAGGCTCGGGGTGTCTGCCGCAGAGAGAGGCCTTGGAAGGCTCTCTTTTTTGCCTAGATTTTATGGACGCCCATGCCCTTTtgagggcaggaggctgggaccTGAAACTGGGCTTTTGTTTCCAAGGCTAGATCAGTCCCGGGGTTGGCTGGTGAAAGCCCACAGGACCTAGAAACTGTTCTTAATGacttgttaaaaaacaaaaacaaacatgttCTGTTATTTTCAGGAAAGTTAAtgctaatgtttttaaaatgttgcatcGTATGAGCCCCCAAACTGTCCCTGTGAAGAGCTGGCAGCCTGTCAGGTTCCTGCTCTGTTGTACATTCCTCTGTGCTGGTTAACCACTCTTCATTGCACACTAGCGTATCTGTGTCTCACATGGAACTGTTTCTCCTTCCAAACTGTAGTTACTGGCTCTAACTacctctcctggcttctgccactcAGGCTGACTGGGATGTGTAGTGACTCCTTTTATTCAAAGTAGGTTTGGTGACCACCTCAGCCTTTTCATATTCATCTTTTAAATTTCTACAGCCAGGAGCCTATGCTTGTTAGGTCAGTGTTAACTGTTGTTCACAGTTCAACTAGCAGATGGCTCTAGTCTCATTTAATACGAAGTTTCAGACTAGAAGAGTGTTCCGCTTTGTGGTTTTTATGAATTTTCATTGTTGTAAAAGAGGTAGCTGCTTACAACCACTGCAATAAAAGTTCCTCACATTCAGACGACTACATACAATATTCACTGTTGAATGTTCAAGTAAGCTAGTATCATGTTGTTAATGTGACAAACAATGAAGCTCCCTTGAAGTACGTGGTATGTTAAGGATTTTAGGCTTCAGTAACATTGTAGATGTGTAAATGATTCAAAAagggaatgttttcttttttaaggcttaATTTTTGTCCTTCACAATTTACCTCATGTGACTTTTTTGGTCTGTTGGGATCAGTGATGTGGTATAGAAATTGTCCAGTAATTGTCAAACATGTTAGTATGTTTATGTTCAAGTAATTTTTGCTGATTCCTTTGTTCCGTAACTTATTAAAGTCTAAAGGCTTGTAAGTGCTTTATTCAGATCTGTTTTGTTGCACTTGTTGAAGTTGACAGTGATAGGAGCAATTGGTCAGTGCTCCTGGAACCTCAAAGTGGACTTAGGGAACTCTCCAAGGTTCTATAGGAAAACACCAGAGAAAATCTTACCAATTTATAAAATGCCTACAACATATTAAGCCAGTGTTACAGGTGATTAGACTGCTTGGCCagagtttaaaataaaaacttgccTTGAAATATCTATTCCAAGCATGGCAGCAAGCAGACACAACTTACTAAATAAACTGCTATGCTGACAGTCCCCTGGCCTTATTATTGGTACCACTATTAGCTAGCTTTTCAGTTTATTAATTACCACTGTGAGGGGTTTCCAGTTGTTCGGAAacactgcttttaaaaagaatgcttccggggcccggcggcgtggcctagcggctaaagtcctcgtcttgaaagccccaggatcccatatgggcgccggttctaatcccggcagctccacttcccatccagctccctgcttgtggcctgggaaagcagtcgaggacggcccaattcactgggacactgcacccgcgtgggagacccggaggaggttccaggttcccggcttcggatcggcacgcatcggcccgttgcggctcacttggggagtgaatcatcggacggaggatcttcctctctgtctctcctcctctgtgtgtatctggctgtaatacaatgaataaatcttaaaaaaaaaaaatgcttccgggggggcccaacgtggtagtctagtggctaaagtccttgccttgcgtacaccgagatcccatgtgggtgcctgttctgatcctggcggccctgcatcccacccagcttgtggcctaggaaagcagtcgaggatggcccagatccttgggaccctgcacccatgtgggagacctggaggaggctctgggattggtgcagctctggcttttgcgaccacttggggagtcaatcagcggacggaagatcttctcctctccgtatatctgattttccaataaaaataaaaaaaaatttttttggctcAAGGCATTCTAAGGTGGAAAGGCTGTTTCCACACATGGTCCTTCAGACTGCTCATTTTTAATTCTGGACATTCCATGTAGCATTTTAGTGGTCTGCTGGGATTACAGGGCTGATTGCTGGGATGTAGAATACTCCTGTAGTATAGCCTAAAGCTGGATGGAACAGAGTGGTCGAGGGTGGCATGTGCTTAGATTAGAAAATGGGATGATTTCCTCTGCCCTGGACCCAGTATCCCTGTAACGCTGTTACAGTTCTGCCATTGATGGAGAACGTGTGTGTCTGACTTGAAGTCTTTCCTGTTAAGTGCAGGATATTTTACCTGGCTTTGGTTTGCTGGAAAGCCTGCGATTTGTGCAGGCACTTACTGGATATCAGCATACTTGCAGTCCCAGAAAGCCAAAGAAAACAGGAGAACCAGGTAAGAGAGGGCATATTTATTGCAAAAGAGGATATTCTGACTCATGGAGCATGGTAAATTGTATCTGACTTGTGGTTAAATGGAAGTTGAATCAGATTATCTCTAGAAGGCATGCTAGATGAAGCAAATATCCTTTGATATTTGACATCAGTGTTACAGTTTGATATGACCTGTCAAATGGCAATTGGAGAGGTGGAAATTTAAAACTGGAGGACACATACTTccaacagagggaagataaaggcttacagaactttttttttaaaaagatttatttattttattacaaagtcacatatacagagaggaggagagacagagaggaatatcttccgtccaatgattcactcccgaagtgagccacaacgggccggtgcgcgccgatccgaagccgggaacctggaacctcttccgggtctcccacgcaggtgcagggtcccaatgcattgggcagtcctcgactgctttcccaggccacaagcagggagctggatgggaagtggagctgccgggattagaaccggcgcccatatgggatcccggggcgttgaaggcgaggactttagccactaggccacgccgctgggcccaaggcttATAGAACTTTCAAGAATTCTCCCTACTTCAGATATTGATAACCATATTTGGCATATTTTGAATCTCTGACCATAAAAGAACTATTCCATATACCCTTAAGGTTCTTAAATAATCATGTTGGTATATTCTTTGATGATGCTGCAGGAAGTTACAGCACTGCCTTTATTAAGTGTTCATGGGCTTTCACATTAGAAGAGCTAAGACTATTCTTATTTATGAAGTCCTAGAAGAAGTGGGTGATAAAATGTTAAGTAGCACTACTGTATACTGAAGAAATAGTTCATAAATGAAGTTATAGCTTACATATCTCAAGTTAGAAAAAACCTGAGGCAACAGGCATAAGCAAGAAGCCTGCAATCTTTAACTGAGACCTCACAgttattttggaagaaaatacgAGCATTTTTTTCTATagctgatcttagccaaaaggacCTACAGACTTTGGGGCTAGGAAGGGCCTATAAAGTTGATGCTAAAGTACTTGAGAAAGGCCTAGGTTGAAAGATGGGCCCTGGGGCACAGATGTTTCATTTTTTGCAAGGCTGTACTTGTGATTGGAATCTAACTGTAGATCTCAGAAGTCCTGAAACTGAAAGCTTTATCTTAGGCCTCTAACCAGAAAAATTTCCTAGTAGTTGCCAGTGACAATGAGTTCACGAAGTTCCTCCTTGGGTGTTTGGCAGGGATGGTTTTATGGATCTCTTACTTCCCTTCTCTATTACGTGTGTAGTGTGTAGTGACAGTGTTGGCTTGCATTAACCTAACCTTGAGTTGTGGCAAAGGCTTCTGACTCAGGCTTGGTTCCTAGAGCTGCTGCATGCTAGTCTGTAAAAGTCTCCTTGAGGCACTTTCCTTTTTTCGCCCTGGTGAGGTGATGCATTGCTGCAAATCTTGGCGAGTCCTGTTTTTTACCCAAGACTGAGCATTATTGTACCTAAAAGGCTATACATGCATTCATTGACACCTATGTGTCCATTTTTGCAGTAGACAGGGGAGACAGGCATAGGTTCCAGAAGAAAGCCTTTGAATCCCTTGCAGAGCTGAGTGTGAAATAGGTCATTTTAGCACAGCACAACAGgcccttccctttcttcttggATACAGTAGGTTATCTTTCACCGAGAGAAAACACACCAAAATTGGaggttaatgttagtggacaGGCCAAAATGGTAACAAGTTAATTAAGGTGAATTAGTGAAGATGTTCACCTTTCAAGGAGCCTTACTCATCTCGGCCACAGAATGCAAGGTGCCCTGCTAAAGCTGTCATTCTGTCATTCACCAGAGAGGGACTAACCAATTTAGAAATGAAATTGGCTTCTTAGTTTTTAGGGTACTCTCCAGTTACTCAGAACAGGTACTCTTAGTTAAATATGAGGCAATAGTTAATCATATGTAAATACTTATTTAGGAGTGTTTTACGTTAGTCagtttttacttactttttatgATCAGGGAAGGAAACTGGAGCAGGGAAAGTATTCTTCCACATCCCTGACAACTAGAAATAACACACTCTATAAATATTTTTGAGAGTAGCTACTGGGAGGTTTAGTCATACCTGGATGTTCACAAAGTAGGTATGATATGGAAATTTCTTCCTTGGTTATGAACTGAttttcactgattcattcaccaatGGGATGTTTCAGGAAAGCAAGCCACCTGCAAGGTTACAACTCCAAGGAGAAATGAGCCCTGCCTTTGAGTCATTAAGGATTTTTGGATGAAATTTCTGCAGAGCCTGGAAGACTTATTAGATAAGCCAGAGAATGGATGGAGGATGCTGCTTTTCTTGGTGTATGGCATTGGAAAATGGTACAGCCATCGCTATGCTACCACTCTGACGGTGTTTATCCCTTACTAGCTGGTCATCACTGGCATGAGAGATTTAACGTTAAGACAAAACTTCTGACGTTAGACTATGATTTACAGATGGGACTCAGTCTCTTAATTCATATATTCAGTAAATCTGactacatatttttttcctgattaaaatattttagaaggatAATAATTTTATGTTGGGACACATTAAATAACAATTTCAGTAGTTCTGCTTTCTTTGAGTTATCCTAGAAGCTTCTTTTGGTTAAAAAGCTACGTAAATATGAAGTTAATAAGCATGTTATAAATATTTAGGTTAATAACtaaaataatagttttttttttaaaaacagtaacaacaatCTAGTAGAAAACAGGGAGGATtacaaaaggagaaaggaaaaggaaagatacAGCAAATAGAGAACCTATAATAAGATGGCAGGAATACACATACATGTAATTAAAATCTGTCAAAAGACAATGGCCAATAGTAAATACAAAAGGCAATACATGCAGTTAAAAAGGGGTGTACTAAAAGCACAAAATAAGACATGAATAAACAgacatttaaatgaaaagaaatccctTTCAGCAATATTTGTTAATTCATACTGAGGGAAAAATCACTAAAATATAGAGGGACTaaccataaaaatataaaagaggatgggcccggcacagtagcttagcagctaaagtcctcaccttgcaagtgctgggatcccatatgggcgccagttctaatcccagtggcccacttcccatccagctccctgcctgtggcccgggaaaacagtcgaggacggcccaaagccttgggaccctgcacctgcatgggagactcagaagaagattctggctcctggcttcagcttggctcagctccagctgttgtggccacttggggaggacctttctctctctctcttcctctctgtgtactatcttccagtataaataaatcaatcttaaaatatacatataaaagaaGGGCTGACATTGTGGGTGTAGGGGGTAAAGCTTTGAAGCTGACCTATTGTAgaggagctggtttgagtcccagctgatccacttctgatccagctccctgctactggcctgggaaagaaacagcagaaaatggccaaagtccttgggcctccctcttcagcttggcccacaggcggctgttgcagctgtctggggagtgaaccattcagtgaatgaaagatctctctttcacccTGTTcccaactctgacttttaaaataaataaatcaatttttttaagatttattttattgttttttattgcaaagtcagatacacagagagaaggagagacagagaggaaactcttctgtctgatgattcaatccccaagtgaccccaatggctgatgctgcaccattccaaaaccaggagcccagatcctcttccaggtctcccacacgggtgcagggtcccaaggctctgggccgtcctcgactgccttcccaggccacaagcagggagctgggtgggtaatggagctgctgggattagatctggcccatatgggatcctggtgcgtgaaaAGCAAGGACTTCAAGCAGTTcagctactacactgggccccacactggatcccggcatgttcaaggcaaggaaggactttagccactaggctactgtacaccaggccccaaataaataaatcttaaaagaataatgCACCAAGTTACTGTAATTACAAACTTGTGTGATCTATTAACATAGCTTCTAAACTGTAAAAATCTAACATTGAAAATTACAAGAAATGAGACTGCTATTCATGGAAACCTtgtaaccaaaaaataaaaatataactgtTTTTGCTAAACATTAGCATTTCAGTTTTTAATGTTTACCATGAAGTGGCAGGCATGTTTTTGTGACTCTAAAATGGTCTTTTTCCATTCATGTGtctgaaaataagtttttttcaTACAATTGTCAGCCAAATACACTGTGTAGTATGTCCTCTTGATAAACTATCAAAATGAGAATTTCATGGCCATGATTTTGCCAAATTTTATGTTCAGTACTAAGGTGAAGGGAGAGAACCAAAGGTGATAGGTTccttattaagatttatttatttttatctgagaggtaggtttacaaagacagagagagagctggatcttccgtctgctgattcactgcccaaatggccgcaacagctggaattgaacccgttaagacaggagccaggaattttttccaggTCTGCATTCCTTACTTGTGTTCCTTCATTTACTTCTCTCATCAACTATCAGTTGAGATTATCAGTTTAAGAGAAACTGAGGCCAGAGATGAAGTACCTTGTCTAGGGTTACaaagcttgtgaaaaaaaaaatagagggtcTTAGCACCACTGTTGGCACCACTGCGGTCAGCGGCTGAGAGGCATGCCGAGGGCATTGTTTCATGCTGAGTGCAAGAGGATGGCGTACATTCAGAACCAAAGAACTGGATATGAGAAATTCAAGTAAGAGTCTTTAATTGAAACACATCTGCTAGTGATTTCAGCAGGAGGAATTAATTTCTTGATAGCTGGATTACCAAACAGATGAGTAACCAAAACCAAACCAGGAAAATATGCTTACCTTTGTTGtggtacttttcttttttataaccTAAAACTGCTTGTGTGTGATGGTATCTGTTAAACATTTTTGGTATATATACTccccatttttgtttttacttaaggCTGTATTTGTATAGTGTTCTCAATTCTAGAATTCAACAGTTCTTTAAGTGAATATACACTGTCAAATCCATGCATCTCGGTATTCTGAAACGATATATTACTGATTAATACTTTAAATACACATTTACctctaaaaatgaaaacatcaataatTCAGTTTTATTTAGTGAAAATTATTAATAGACTTAATAACATCAATTGATTTATCTATTAACTAGGAGTTTAAGTTCTGTGAATTTCTTGAACACAGTAATAGTCTTCTCTTTCCTAACACGTCTTCAGAAACCAGATTAATGCTCTTTGACTACACTCATTACCAAAACAAGTATATCTTCCCATTAGCTAAAATGCAACATACTGGATAACTCTTAGTAAATTATCATATCACAACCAACATATATTATTTCCCAAAACTAGAGACTTTATTATGAATTGCATGAGGAATACTTCAATgcttacttttattttatatttttggaaagccagatatatagttAGTAGGAGAGATGTCTGTTGgttgtggcctcaatggctggagctgagccaatccaaagccaggaaccaggatcctcttccgggtctcccaagcgggtgcagagtcccaaggctttaggtcctCCTAgtctggctttcccaggctacaagcagggagctggatgggaggcagggccattgggattacagccagcgcccatatgggatcccggcacatgctactaagctattgtgcctggcccttaatgcttattttttttccatgaaatacaGCTATTTTGCAAGACATGTGCTTCATCTTGATAGTAAAATGAAGCCTAATTTTGTATAGgttatgatttaaaatatattttaaagaatatcaaACTaggcctccttagttgctgaaGCCTCTGATGGGGGATGTGACAGATCATGACAGAGGCCTTTAGAGGACATCTAATatgatggagggcagaacaaagcGGACAGCGTTTCTGGTCGAGCTACAACAGCAGGTAtttgggtgagtggagactctaaggtggattatgtcagccaatggactttggaggGATTTCCTTTGGAGCAAGGAAATCAGcagtatctcagaactatcgaagccacttaagcagtaccctcagaacatgctccacactggggaccctggatgACATCAAGAGGCCGTCCCACACTCCCAGGTGCTGGTACAGTTAGGGTGCTGGGAGTGACCCTCTTGCTCCTCGCTCGCCCTTTCCCCCATACACGAAGAGTGGAAAGAAGACTGGAAACAGctgtctcactcactttcccccattccttgattCCCGTCACCCTAATCGGTGGCTCtcatggacatgcatccttctcaaatatgcagacatcatcaaaaataaaagaaatccattataaaaaattatcaaaaagtaTTCAAGTCCTTGCTAGGTTGGGAAGCCAAGCAGAGCCATACTTTTATTCTCTTTAGGACTCTGTTTAAATGTAGCTATCAGAGTCCCATCAGTTAGCAAAGTATGATGTGTGCTTTGCCAGACTTTTTCTTTGGTGCAGCAGAAATCTGAATGatgcatcattaaaaaaaaagtcctaattaaaaaaaagattcattatttttggaaaggcagatataaagcatcaggagatatatatatatatatttatatatatatccctATTTTCAGTAACCTTTAAAAGTCACCTGCTAAGGAAATTCTTAaagaatttccatttattttaaattgatgtTATAATGCATAAATAGCCTATTTTGGTGTTACAGAAGAAAATTACAAGTGCTAATGTAAAATGATTGAAAACATGAACAGTTTAACTGCATGAAAACTGATGGCTTGGTTTTCATGCCCCTTTAAGAGCTGGAAGGAATATTTTTTGCCTGGATAGACAGGAGATATTTTTTACATTCTTTATATTGTTGTTTCACGTAGCATAAAAAATAATGCTTCCTCGAAGTAAGAAACTTAAGGTTTTTTACTTAAATGTTCATACAAAAAGTAGCCTCTAGAATGTAGTAAATTCATaacaaaatttaaatgaaacatttttgaatgtaacttttttttttcatagcctaTGGAGACTGTGAAAGTGGAGCTTTCACATGTAATTCTGTAGTCAAGTGTAAAAATTAGGAAATCAATGTATTCTCAGAcagaaaaaccagaaaaataGTGGAAACTTATTCTGAGTAGTGAGAAGGAAACTAGACCAAATTATTAAACTAGATCAAGTTATTAAAATCCATTATTGTTGAGGTAGATGTTTAAATACTCAATTTGTGAAGGTAAATTATGTCTGACCTGGAGTCAGATTCGTTACAGATACACAGCTAGGGCATGTCATAAAGGTCTTTCACAAATACAGAAttgcaattttcatttttttcctctggcAAAACAACATCAGGAGattaaaaatgctatttgaaTGGAAAGCACTCCTCAGAGACACTTGGAGCTAGCTTGGATAAAATAATGCTGAAACTAGCTTTATTAGTTAGTATTTGAGTCTTTAAATATGACAGAAGAAATTTACATGAATTAGTCTATTTTTTCTACTTTATATAATAGATGGGATTTTAGGAAATTTCTTTTACATACTGgtaaaaatatgtaaatggaTATTGTGTGGTATTCTTTGCTTTGACACTAAAGTTAGACAAGATCTGAAATAAAAGTAGCAAGACAACATTGTGTATATAAAACATCATCTCAGTGTGTTAATGAATTTGTTAGACTTAATATTCTTTAGATATTTCCCCCAAAATACCAAAGGGAAAAAA
Encoded proteins:
- the MARS2 gene encoding methionine--tRNA ligase, mitochondrial, encoding MLRASVLLLRGRRASSRSSLPACSGRRRYGSSCVSGRDGSGDARAYFTTPIFYVNAAPHIGHLYSALLADALCRHRRLRGPSATAPRLSTGTDEHGLKIQQAAAAAGLAPVELCDRVSAQFQQLFREAGVSSTDFIRTTEARHRVAVQHFWEVLRTRGLLYKGLYEGWYCASDECFLPEAKVTRQPGPTGESCPVSLESGHPVSWTKEENYIFRLSQFREPLQQWLRDDPQTITPEPFYRAVLQWLEEELPDLSVSRRSSHLHWGIPVPGDDSQTIYVWLDALVNYLTVIGYPNEEFKSWWPATSHIIGKDILKFHAIYWPALLLGAGLSPPRRICVHSHWTVCGQKMSKSLGNVVDPRTCLEHYTVDGFRYFLLRQGVPNWDCDYYDEKVVKLLDSELADALGGLLNRCTARRINPSGTYPTFSSACFPSSPGLVGPSVRARADDYALVSAVAALPKQVADHFDNFQIYKALEAVSSCVRQTNGFVQRHAPWKLSWENPVDAPWLGTVLHVALECLRVFGTLLQPVTPNLANRLLSRLGVSAAERGLGRLSFLPRFYGRPCPFEGRRLGPETGLLFPRLDQSRGWLVKAHRT